The Glycine soja cultivar W05 chromosome 8, ASM419377v2, whole genome shotgun sequence genome has a window encoding:
- the LOC114421006 gene encoding probable glutathione peroxidase 8 isoform X2, protein MWHDQLKLCGVESTIREIQRQRLTLYALGLRYYTYLTSKGRNLVLEFDIVMFYSVKHGLEILAFPCNQFGEEEPGSNDQIQEFVCTRFKSEFPIFDKIEVNGDSACPLYKFLKSGKWGIFGDDIQWNFAKFLIDKDGQVVDRYYPTTSPLSLERDIRKLIGIV, encoded by the exons ATG TGGCATGACCAACTCAAATTATGTGGAGTTGAATCAACTATTCGAGAAATACAAAGACAAAGGTTGACTCTTTATGCTTTGGGCTTGCGTTATTATACTTATCTTACCTCAAAGGGGAGAAACCTGGTTTTGGAGTTTGATATTGTGATGTTTTACTCTGTGAAGCACg GGCTGGAGATTCTGGCATTTCCATGTAATCAATTTGGTGAGGAGGAACCCGGAAGCAATGATCAAATTCAGGAGTTTGTCTGCACTCGCTTTAAATCTGAATTTCCCATCTTTGATAAG ATTGAAGTGAATGGAGACAGTGCTTGTCCTTTGTATAAGTTCTTAAAGTCAGGCAAGTGGGGAATCTTTGGGGATGATATTCAGTGGAACTTTGCCAAATTCTTGATTGACAAGGATGGGCAAGTGGTAGATCGCTATTATCCCACCACATCTCCTCTTAGCCTTGAG CGAGACATCCGTAAGTTAATTGGTATTGTCTGA
- the LOC114421004 gene encoding probable phospholipid hydroperoxide glutathione peroxidase, translating to MLSISATRIFFLRSTTIRLSSSSSSLQFFSNPNRTLFRPFLHTSFKPLPSSFSFRTDHTMATSNAKSVHDFTVKDAKGNDINLGDYKGKVLIIVNVASQCGLTNSNYTELSQLYEKYKQKGLEILAFPCNQFGAQEPGSNEQIQEFVCTRFKAEFPVFDKVDVNGDKAAPLYKYLKSSKGGLLGDGIKWNFAKFLVDKEGNVVDRYAPTTSPLSIEKDLLKLLDA from the exons ATGCTCTCTATTTCAGCCACTCGTATATTCTTCCTCCGCTCAACAACTATAagattatcttcttcttcttcttctcttcaattCTTCTCCAATCCCAACCGCACCCTCTTCCGTCCCTTTCTTCACACTTCCTTCAAACCACTTCCTTCGTCTTTCTCTTTCCGAACAGATCACACTATGGCCACCTCAAACGCCAAATCAGTCCATGATTTCACCGTTAAa GATGCCAAGGGAAATGATATTAACCTTGGTGACTACAAAGGAAAGGTCCTTATCATTGTCAATGTTGCCTCACAATG TGGCTTGACTAATTCAAATTACACTGAGCTCAGTCAGTTGTATGAGAAATACAAACAGAAAg GTCTGGAAATTCTGGCGTTCCCATGCAATCAGTTTGGGGCACAGGAGCCTGGATCTAATGAACAGATACAAGAGTTTGTTTGTACTCGCTTCAAGGCTGAGTTTCCCGTTTTTGACAAG GTTGATGTGAATGGTGACAAGGCTGCTCCACTGTACAAATATCTAAAATCAAGCAAAGGTGGACTCCTTGGGGATGGCATCAAATGGAACTTCGCCAAGTTCCTTGTTGATAAAGAGGGGAATGTTGTTGATCGCTATGCACCCACAACTTCTCCTCTGAGCATTGAG AAGGACTTGCTGAAGTTGTTGGATGCATGA
- the LOC114421005 gene encoding AT-hook motif nuclear-localized protein 5-like codes for MDGREAMAFSGSSAPYYMHRVGIGGSASGFEPAPGFRPLSNTGIQAESNARGGQGQGGGSVGSSSPFSVEPPQGHTNFNHGIGIGAPSSEPVKKKRGRPRKYGPDGAVSLRLSPMSAPANSTQDASETTPSQKKARGRPPGSGRKQQLAALGEWMNSSAGLAFSPHVVTIGVGEDIVAKLLSLSQQRSRALCIMSGTGTVSSVTLRQPASTNASVTFEGRFQILCLSGSYLVAEDGGPSNRTGGISVSLSSHDGHVIGGGVAVLIAGGPVQVMLCSFVYGGSKTKSKLGTTIKDESSEPPPQHNDKLASPASAPAPPGQNYLPLSATNLWPGSRPAELKSTHMHTGIDLTRG; via the exons ATGGATGGCCGAGAAGCTATGGCATTCTCTGGTAGCTCAGCTCCATATTACATGCATAGAGTAGGGATCGGAGGGTCTGCCTCTGGGTTCGAACCAGCCCCTGGGTTCAGACCTTTGTCAAACACTGGCATTCAAGCTGAGTCAAATGCTAGGGGTGGTCAGGGTCAGGGTGGTGGTTCTGTAGGGTCTAGTTCCCCATTTTCAGTGGAGCCACCTCAGGGTCATACCAATTTTAACCATGGCATTGGGATTGGGGCACCTTCAAGTGAGcctgtgaagaagaaaagagggaGACCCCGTAAATATGGTCCTGATGGAGCAGTTTCTTTGAGACTGTCTCCAATGTCTGCCCCTGCAAACTCCACTCAGGATGCTAGTGAAACCACCCCTTCTCAGAAAAAGGCGAGAGGGCGCCCTCCTGGCTCTGGAAGGAAGCAACAGCTAGCCGCTTTAG GTGAATGGATGAATAGTTCAGCAGGGTTGGCCTTTTCGCCTCATGTTGTCACTATTGGAGTTGGGGAG GACATTGTGGCAAAATTATTGTCATTATCACAGCAGAGATCAAGGGCTCTGTGCATCATGTCGGGCACTGGGACAGTTTCTTCAGTCACTCTGCGACAGCCTGCTTCTACCAATGCTAGTGTAACTTTTGAG ggaCGATTCCAAATACTATGCTTGTCTGGTTCTTACTTGGTTGCCGAAGACGGTGGACCCTCCAATAGAACTGGTGGCATTAGTGTTTCGCTCTCTAGCCATGATGGTCATGTTATTGGTGGTGGTGTTGCTGTGCTTATTGCTGGAGGCCCCGTGCAG GTGATGTTGTGCAGTTTTGTTTATGGTGGCTCCAAGACCAAGTCTAAACTAGGAACCACTATCAAAGATGAAAGTTCTGAGCCACCTCCTCAGCATAACGATAAGTTAGCTTCTCCAGCCAGTGCTCCTGCTCCCCCCGGTCAAAACTACCTCCCTCTTTCTGCAACAAACCTTTGGCCTGGATCACGACCAGCAGAGCTGAAAAGCACACACATGCATACTGGCATCGACTTGACTCGCGGTTGA
- the LOC114421006 gene encoding probable glutathione peroxidase 8 isoform X1: MATNHSKSVFDFTVKDAKGDDVDLATYKGKVLLIVNVASKCGMTNSNYVELNQLFEKYKDKGLEILAFPCNQFGEEEPGSNDQIQEFVCTRFKSEFPIFDKIEVNGDSACPLYKFLKSGKWGIFGDDIQWNFAKFLIDKDGQVVDRYYPTTSPLSLERDIRKLIGIV, from the exons ATGGCCACCAACCATTCAAAGTCCGTCTTTGATTTTACTGTCAAG GATGCTAAAGGCGATGATGTGGATCTTGCTACTTACAAGGGAAAAGTCTTGCTGATTGTTAATGTTGCTTCCAAATG TGGCATGACCAACTCAAATTATGTGGAGTTGAATCAACTATTCGAGAAATACAAAGACAAAG GGCTGGAGATTCTGGCATTTCCATGTAATCAATTTGGTGAGGAGGAACCCGGAAGCAATGATCAAATTCAGGAGTTTGTCTGCACTCGCTTTAAATCTGAATTTCCCATCTTTGATAAG ATTGAAGTGAATGGAGACAGTGCTTGTCCTTTGTATAAGTTCTTAAAGTCAGGCAAGTGGGGAATCTTTGGGGATGATATTCAGTGGAACTTTGCCAAATTCTTGATTGACAAGGATGGGCAAGTGGTAGATCGCTATTATCCCACCACATCTCCTCTTAGCCTTGAG CGAGACATCCGTAAGTTAATTGGTATTGTCTGA